In the genome of Chryseobacterium sp. 52, the window CTGTTCCCAATATAGATTACATTGAAAAAGCGGCTGTACTCATTAATGAAGCAGAACGCCCGTTTATTATTGCCGGGCAGGGAATTATGCTGGGAAAAGCAGAAAAGGAGTTTCTGCAGTTTGCTGAAAAATCAGGAATTCCGGTAGCATGGACGGTTTTAGGGATGAGTGCTATTCCTACAGACCATCCGCAGGCTGTAGGAATGGTAGGGATGCATGGAAATTATGGCCCTAATATTTTGACTAACGAATGTGATGTGCTGATTGCGGTAGGAATGCGCTTTGATGACCGTGTTACCGGAAGACTGGATCAGTATGCAAAGCAAGCGAAAATTATTCATCTTGATATTGACAAGGCAGAAATCAGTAAGAATGTAAAAGCTGATGTACCTATTCTGGGAAACTGTAAAGAAACATTACCAATTCTTACACAGTTAATAGAAGTGAGAAATCATTCTGAGTGGCATAAAAGATTTGAATATTGCTATGAAATTGAACATCTTAAACTGATCAGCCACGAACTCTATCCCTCAGAAGGAGAAATTACAATGGGGGAGGTGATCCGTTATTTGAATGAAATGACTCAAGGCGAGGCTGTCATGGTATCTGATGTAGGACAGCATCAAATGGCTACGTGTAGGTATTCCAATTTTAAACATTCCAGAAGTAATGTTACCAGTGGAGGATTGGGAACTATGGGATTCTGTCTTCCTGCCGCCATAGGAGCTGCTTATGGAGGAACGGACCGTCCGATTATTGCAATCATGGGCGATGGAGGGGCTCAGATGAATATTCAGGAACTGGGAACGCTTATGCAGTATCGGCCGGACATCAAAATTTTAATTCTTAATAATTGCTATCTGGGAATGGTAAGACAGTGGCAGGAGCTGTTTCACGAAGAAAGATATTCCTCAGTAGATATTCAGAGTCCTGATTTTGTGCAGGTTGCTAAAGGATATCATATTGCGGGAAGAAAAGTATCTCTGAGGGAGGACCTTGAAGATGCCCTTCATGAAATGCTTCATCATAAAGGAGCTTTTCTATTGGAAGTAATGACTGGAAAAGAGCACAATGTTTTTCCGATGATTCCACAAGGGAAAAGTGTTTCAGAAATTGTACTGACTCACAATAAAGTTTAAAATATAATATAAATAGAAGACAATGAAAGCAGAGAATAAAGAATACACGATAACAGCCTATACAGAAGATTACTTAGGACTGATTGGAAGAATCAATGCTATTTTTTCGAGAAGAAGGATCTCTATTGTGAATTTCAATGCCGGACCTTCCGAAACGGAAAATGTAAAAAAGTTTGTGATCGTTATCAGAGAAACAGAAGAATCTGTACAGAAGATCACCCGACAGATGGAAAAACAGGTAGATGTACTGGAAGTTCATTATCATAAAAATCCATATCTGACGGCAATAGTACATGCGAGCTGAACAGATATAAAAATCAAAAAATTATAATTCATAAATAAAAAATTAAAAAATGGCAAGATTAAATTTTGGCGGAGTAGAAGAAAACGTTGTAACAAGAGAAGAGTTTCCATTACAAAAAGCTCAGGAAGTATTAAAAGATGAGGTTGTAGCAGTGATTGGTTATGGAGTACAGGGGCCGGGACAGGCACTTAACCAGAAAGACAACGGAGTTAATGTAATTGTTGGTCAGAGGAAAAACTCAAAATCCTGGGACAAAGCGGTTGCAGACGGATTTGTACCCGGAGAAACTCTTTTCGAAATAGAAGAAGCCCTACAGAAAGGAACCATCATCTGCTATCTTTTAAGTGATGCAGCTCAGATCGAATACTGGCCAAAGGTAAAACAACATCTTACCCCTGGAAAAGCTTTGTATTTCTCTCACGGTTTTGGAATCACCTTTAACGAACGTACCGGAATTGTTCCTCCTGCAGAAGTAGATGTGTTTCTGGTAGCGCCTAAAGGATCGGGGACTTCGTTAAGAAGAATGTTCCTTCAGGATCGCGGACTGAACAGCAGCTTTGCCGTATATCAGGATGCAACAGGAAAAGCAAGAGAAAGAGTAACAGCCTTGGGAATAGCAATTGGAAGCGGATATTTATTTGAAACAGACTTTAAAAAAGAAGTGTTCAGCGACCTTGCAGGAGAAAGAGGAACATTGATGGGAGCTGTACAGGGAATATTTGCTGCCCAATATGATGTCTTGAGAAAAAATGGACACAGTCCTTCCGAAGCTTTCAATGAAACAGTAGAGGAATTAACTCAGTCATTAATGCCACTGGTAGCAGAAAACGGGATGGATTGGATGTATGCCAATTGCAGTACTACAGCCCAAAGAGGAGCTTTAGACTGGTGGAAACGCTTCAGAGATGCTACTTCTCCTTTGTTTGAAGAACTCTACGAAAGTGTAGCAAAAGGAAATGAAGCGCAGCGTTCCATCGACAGCAACAGCAAGCCTGATTACAGAGAAAAACTTGAAGTGGAATTAACGGAGCTTAGAGAAAGCGAAATGTGGAGAGCAGGGAAAACCGTCCGCAGTCTCAGACCGGAGAACAATTAACCCATAAAAAATGATGCAAGAAGAAACGTATCCTTCTGTTTTGGACAATGTCTATAAAGCAGCTGGAAGGCTCAAAAATGTTATTGTAAAAACACCTTTGGCTGTGAATGTCCATCTCTCAACGGTTTATAAGGCGAAAATCAGCTTCAAAAGAGAAGATCTGCAGCAGGTGAGATCCTATAAAATCAGAGGCGCTTACAATAAAATGGCGGTCATGTCACGGGAAAATCTTGAAAAAGGAGTGGTCTGCGCCAGTGCAGGAAACCATGCCCAGGGAGTCGCTTTTGCATGCAGTACAATGAAGGTGAAGGGAACCATTTTTATGCCGCTGCCTACTCCCGGACAGAAACTTGAGCAGGTGAAAATGTTCGGGGGAAACTATATAGATGTGGTTCTTTACGGAGATACTTTTGATGAAGCTAAAGATGCTGCAGTGAAATTCTGTAAAGACCATCAGGGAGTATTCATTCATCCTTTTGATGATCAGGATATTATTGAAGGTCAGGCTACGGTAGCCCTTGAGATCCTTGAACAGTCAGATGAACCTGTTGATTATCTCTTTGTTCCGGTAGGTGGCGGAGGTCTGGCAGCAGGGGTTTGTTCTGTACTTCAGGAACTGTCTCCGACAACGAAAATTATAGGAGTAGAGCCTTCCGCAGCGGCCAGCATGAAAAAAGCACTGGAAAAAGGAAAGCCGGTTCTTCTTGAAAAAATCAGCCGTTTTGTAGATGGAGCGGCAGTACAGCAAGTAGGAGATCTTACTTTTGAACGCTGTAAGAATGTACTCTATGACATGGCTGTAGTGGATGAAGGAATGGTATGTGAAACCATTCTTTCACTCTACAATAAAGATGCTTTGGTAGTGGAACCTGCAGGGGCGCTTTCAGTAGCCGTGCTGGAAAAATACAGAGAAGAGATCAAAGGGAAAAATGTAGTCTGCATTATCAGTGGAAGCAACAATGATATCACCCGTATGGAAGAGATCAAAGAGAAAGCGCTTCTGCATGCAGGTTTAAAACACTATTTCCTTGTAAGATTTGCCCAGCGGCCGGGAGCACTGAAAACATTTGTCATGAATGTGCTGGGACCCAATGATGATATCACCTTTTTTGAATACACTCAAAAGAATTCAAAGGAAAAAGGAATTGCTGTTTTAGGAATTGCCCTGAAGCAAAGTAAGGATTTTGCTCCGTTGCTTACCAAAATGAAGGAGTATGATTTCTTTGTTAATTATCTGAATAATGATCCGTCTTTGATGAATCTTCTTATTTAAAAGTATTTATTAATCTCTCTCGCGGATTTAGCAGATGACGCAGATTATTTTCTAACGGGTATAAAACCGACATAGGAAAATGGAGCGTTAAGAAAATGAATGCTGTGAACGTTAAGAAAATTCTACTGTCCGAAGCGCGGGAGAAAATTTGATTCTAAACATAGAGTGCTACCGCGCAAGTTTTAGAATTTTTAGAGAACAGGATTCATTTTTAGCGGAAGTTTCCCGGTCTTGAACTTTTGATTCTTTTGTTTCAAGACAAAAGAATATAATTAACAATTATACAGAATATGAATGAATCTCTCGCAGATTCAGCAGATGACGCAGATTATTTTCTAACGGGTACAAAACCGACATAGGAAAATGGAGCGTTAAGAAAATGAATGCTGTGAACGTTAAGAAAATTCTCTTGTCCGAAGCGCGGGACAAAATTTGATTCTAAACATAGAGTGCTACCGCGCAAGTTTTAGAATTTTTAGAGAACAGGATTTATTTTTAGCGGAAGTTTCCCGGTCTTGAACTTTTGATTCTTTTGTTTCAAGACAAAATAATATAATTAAAAATTATACAGAATATGAATGAATCTCTCGCAGATTTAGCAGATGACGCAGATTATTTTCTAACGGGTACAAAACCGACATAGGAAAATGGAGCGTCAAGAAAATGAATGCTGTGAACGTTAAGAAAATTCTACTGTCTGAAGCGCGGGCGAAAATTTGATTCTAAACATAAAGTGCTAACGCGCAAGTTTTAGAATTTTTAGAGAACAGGATTCATTTTTAGCGGAAGTTTCCCAGTCTTGAACTTTTGATTCTTTTGTTTCAAGACAAAAGAATATAATTGAGAAAAGATATTTTATTTCATAACACACAGGTTATTCTAAAAACCAATGATGAAAAAAGCTTCACAATTTGTGAAGCTTTTTTATTATCTCTCAAGCGAAAAATTTGAAATAACTTTCGGACGTTCAGCTTCATTAGCCACTTTCCAGGATGTCCTGTACATCCATTCCGTCATTTTATAAAGCTTTTTATAGTTGATGTTTTCAGATTCATCCTGCGGAGTGTGGTATTGATCGTGCAGTACGCTGGTGAAAAATATAGCAGGAATTCCAATTTTAGCATACGGTAAATGATCACTTCTGAAGTAGAAATATTCAGCATGGTTCGGAGAATCCCAGTCTTTCAGGTATTTGAATTTTGTACTTTCATTATTGGCCTCTTCAGCCATTTTTACCAGTTCTTCAGAATTTTTATGCGGTGCATTTCCTCCCAGCAGAGCAGCTTCATTATTGTCATTTCTTCCGATCATATCCCCGTTCAGGACGGCAACAATCTTTTCTTTTGGAACTACAGGATGTGCAGCATGCCATCTTGAACCCAGCAATCCTCTTTCCTCTGCACCATGAAAAACAAATAGAATACTTCTTTTCCCAGGTTGCTTTTTATAGGCTCTGGCCATGGCAAGCATTGCAACACATGTACTTGCGTTATCGTCTGCACCATTGTAAATCGTGTCATTTTTTACAGGATGTCTGATCCCGTCATGATCCTGATGTCCGCTAAGCAAGACATATTCATTTTTGAGTGTTGGATCTGTGCCTTCTATTTTCCCGATGATATTTACGGAAGGATATTTGTAGGTTTCTGTGATCAGGTTAAGAGAAACTTTAGGATTATTCTTTACCCAGGCTGCATTTTCCCTTTTAATCCATAATACAGGAATATTATTTGTTATTTTTTCTCTCAGACCTTCCACGCCATATGTACCCCTTGTCATTTGAGGAAGCACTTCAACCCAGCTTTTTTCAGAAATATCGTCTGTGATAAAAATAACGGCTTTTGCACCCAGTTCAAAAGCTTTATTATAATATTTGGCTCTTACAAAACCGGGATATCTTCTTACAAAAAGAGTCATTTCCTGATCTATATTTTTATCAGAAGCGTTGATGGCAAGAACTTTTCCTTTGATATTTAATTTAGGAAGCTCTTCAGGTTCGGTATTTCCTGCGTAAACAATTTCAGCATCAATTGTTGCATTTACAGGTTCAGCAACCAGGAAATCTTTCCAAAGTTTCAAATTACTTTCCCCAATTTTTAAACTGCTTTGAGGAATTACCTGATGCCTGTACATATCAAAGAACTGAAAAAATGTCCCATTGTCACCTGCCGGTTTCATTCCGGCTTCCTTAGCTTTGTCGGCCAGCCACATCGAAACTTTTAATTCATCTAAAGTTCCGGCTTCGCGGCCCCAGAACTGATCTGCAGCCAGTTCATACATATCCTTTTTCAGATCAGCTTCCTTAATGGCAGAAACCAGAGGCTTTTTATAATTTTGAGCATTCCCAAGGCTGAACAGGAGAATACTCAGTATAGAGAATATGTAATTTTTATTCATCTGAAATTTTTAATTGAAGTTAGCCAATTTATCTGAAAACTGTTTTGAAAATTCCTTTCTGTCTTCTTCCAGCTTTTCCTGTTCAGAAGGAAGGATATAATTGAAAAGAACTTTGTCTTCATTATCCAGAAATATGATCTCCTTTTCATTACCATCCATCATTTGTGAGAAAATGGCCCACATTGAGGTATCTTTTAATTTTAATAATTCAAAAAACTGTTCCGCTTTTATTTCTATTCTCTGCATGTTTTGTTTTTTATGTATTTATGTATTTATGTATTTATGTATTTATGATGTTGTTTAAGCTTCTTAGAATGGCTTTCACATAAGGATTGATAGGGGTTTAAAACTCCAGCAATTTCAGTTTGAACTGAATGGCAAAATTCTGCTTGAAATTGGGAGTGGTGTAATATCCGACTCTGTAAAACAAGCCCAGATTGAAATAACTGGATAAGAAATTATTCCATTCGAGGCCAACTTCCTGATAAAGATGGTCGAGTTTTCGGAATTTGAACTGATGGTATTCAGGATGTTTCATATCTCCGATAGTTCCCCTCAATACAAAATCAAAGCTGGAAATATTCTGTCCGAAACTTTTGAAATAGAAAGGCAGCTTATGGGTAAAATAATACGCCACGAATTTATCATTGTAATACTTTCCTCCTTCCAGCGTTGCAAAACCAAGGTATGAAGTTAAGTTGAAATTAAAATCCTTTCTTGGCGAAGCCAGTCCGTTCATGGTAAAATGTTTCCAGATAGGAGCCTCACCCAATACCACACCTCCATAAAGTCTGAATCCGGTAGTTCCTAGCATCGTCTTAAAATTATGGACGAACAAAGCGTCAAAACGGGTGTAATTGAAATCCCCGCCCAGAATTTTGTAGCTCTGCTCATAGTTGAAATACAGTTCAGGATATTTCTGATCAATAATCGATTTCCCCTGAGGGGTCATAATATTGGTAGAATTAGGAGAGTATTTTAATGTAAACAAAGTGTTGAAATTATCAAAATCACCGCCTCTTCCTCTGAACTGATAATCAAATTTAGCTTCTTCAATATTTCTTTTTGCAGCAAAAACCAAGGTGAGCCCGTTCGTTACATCATTCAGATAAGATACCGAAGCCCCTCTGAAATGATAATATTTATCATTGTTGATGTTGTTTCCGTAATTCATGGTTCTCATCTTGAAATTCCAGAGTCTTCTGTAAAATTCTCCTGATGCCGTTACATCATCATAATATTCAATTCTGAAGAATGAATTTTTATCCAGTGTCGTTTTTATATCAAGCCCGATTCCATACTTCCATTTATCATCTTTAAAGCCGTAGGCAAAGTAATAATCCGGCGAGAAATAAGGATTGAAAGTTTCGTTCAGTTTTACTTTTAAACCCAGTCTGAAACCTTCATACAAGTTATAATTGACAATTTCATCTACGGCAAAATCTACAATACCCGTCCGGATCTGCCCGTTGATAAGCCCTGTCAGAATCCTTGCTTTGCTGTCGATATTATATTTTTTTCCCAGACTGTCGATGGTGGTATAGGTATTACTTTCCCTTTCCGTCAGAGGGTCGGTACGGTATTGATCCAGCAGATGTCCGTCTGCATTTTTTACCGAAAAAGTATAGCCCCTGAAATTATTTCGGTCTTCTTCAATAGGTGACTTGAAATCAAAATAAGTGGATGTAAGAAAAGCATACGTTCCGAAACTGGTCTTATCCTTTTTTTCCGGGTGCTCCTCCGTTTTAGCCTTGTTGTCCTCTTCCATGGCCACTCTGCTCATTCTGAGTTTAACTTTTTCCTGAGCCAGAAACCATTTCTGATTATAGAAAACCCAGGTACTCGTAATAATACCGTCGTTTTTATTTTTACTGAAATTTTCAATCTTTTGAATTCCGTAGGTCTCTTTATCTATATAAATGGCCCCGTTGTATTTTCTCCTTTTGTCCTGTTTTTTGTAATTCACTTCACGGAAGCGGATCACGAAAGTTTTTCTTCCACTTACTTCAATAGTATCCGAAAGGAAAAACCTGTATAATCCTCTGTTTTCCTGCTTGATCTGGTTCGGGATTTTATCCCTGTTGCTTTGCTGTACGGCGATCATTTCGTAGATAGGCTGCTTAAGACCGGAAATTCTGTTGTCCAGAATATTGATCTTTTCGCCGTATTGTTTAGAATATAAAAACTCCTGGGCTCTTTCCCATAAGAAGAGTTTGCTTTTTGAAAAAATATGTTTTGCAGAAATAGTATTTAACGAATCTTTTTCCCTTTTTTTCTTGAGAAAATGAGCGTCATTAAAAAACTTGTTAAACTGCGTAATGCTGTCCTGATCTATATCCAGAGACACCTTTTCGTAAGATTTAAAAGCATAAGATTCTAAACTTTTTGGAGAATTTTCCTTAAACAGCCTGTTGACTTTTTTAAGGATTTCCAAAGCTCTTGGATCGCTGCGGTCTTCTATGACTACCGCTTCAATATCGGTGGTTTTTGAAACTGTTTTTAATAGGGAAACCTCCATATCAGCTTCTATATCCGCTGTTTCTTTCTGGTAACGTTCCGCCTGGATTTCAATCGTGCTGCATGAAGCCTTAAACTCCAGAGCTCCCTGTATATCTGTATAGCCCAGAATTTTTCCGTCGCAGGATATTTTGGCGTTGGAAATAGGTTTCTGGTCAGTTTCGTCAATAACTCTAATCTTTGATTGAGAGTAACCAAAGAAAGACATCATAAAAAACAGTAAGACTAAAAACCTTTTCATGTAAAAACTAGATCAAAAGTAATGATATTTCTTGTTTTGAGAAAGTTTTTATGATATGTTGTGACATTGATTTAATCTAATTTTCTGATAGAAAAGAGCAGTAAAAATGCAAGTCAAAATTGATCGGATCATTTAAACCATCAGTTAAGCTTTTATTGGTCATCCAATGCATTCATAAAGTCGATGATATGATCAATTTCTTTATCGGTAAGCTGCAAAGGAGTATCAGAAAGAGTCTGATTTTCTACAGTAAAGCCAAAGCCTTTTCCACCGCCTTTATTATAAAAATTCATGACCTCTTTTAAGGTTTTGTACCCTCCGTTGTGCATATAGGGAGCTGTTTTGCTGATATTTCTAAGCGTTGGTGTTTTGAAGGAATGCTGAAGAGCTTCCACGGTTTCATGGAATTTTCCTCTTCCCGGATCCTGATCAAACGTTTTGTTGTCTCCGTTTACAGCAGTTCCCAGGACTTCCTGTTCTGTTTTTTTGAAGTTCGGAGGAACGGTTCCATTAAACAGCGGAATAAAGTGGCATAAAGCACACTGAGCCTTTCCGACAAAAAGATTGAATCCCTGTTGCTGGCTTTCCGTCATGGCAGATTTGTTTCCTCTCATATAGTTATCAAAATGAGAATTAAACCTGGCTAAAGAACGGATATAGCTTGCCAGTACATTCTGAAGCTGCCAGACTTCAGCTTTTTGAGATTGATAAATTTTCCTGAATTCAGAAAGGTATTTTGGATCCTGATTGATTTTTCCAAGAATAACATTCAGGTCGCCGTGCATTTCTTCTTTATTGGAGATGACATCGGAGCTTTGACCTTCCAGATCGTCTTTCCGCATATCCCAGAACTGTCCGTGCTGAAATCCTGCGTAATTCAGTGACGGTGCATTTCTCTGCAGTTCAGCATTGTCCAGAGACATCGATTTTGCCATTCCGTCTGTGAAAGCTTTTTCAGGAATATGACAGGTTGTGCAGCTTCTGTTATTGTTATTGGACAGAATTTTGTCATTGAATAATTGTTTCCCCAAAGCAGCTTTTTCATCGGAAAACGCAAATTCTTTTCCGGGAGTAAATGCATTGGGATTAAACGCATCTTTTGAGAAAAAATCAGCGGCATTTTTATGTAAGGCAGAAGTCACTTCAATGTCAGGAATGCCTTCCTGTTTTTTAAATTCCAGCAGTAAAGTGGAGATCTTATTTAAATGATCAGGAATAAAATGGACATAATCAAAAGTATTCCGGTCTGTATTCTTTTTCAGAGCTGCAATGGCTGAATCAATAGCTGTGCCGATGTTTTTTAAAGCCTGATCTTTCGGTTTTTCAGTAGAAATCTGTTGTAAAGTCAGATGAACAGCTTCCAGAGCATAAGGCATTTCTTTCAAAAATGTTCCGGATATCGGAGTGTCAAAACCTGAGATTCCCAAGCTTGAGATTCTGAATATTTCTTGTCTTAGTGCATCAAAAACCTGATCTTTGCTGATGGAGATTGCCTGAAAGTTGGTTTTAATAGTATTGGTTTTATTGGTCAGCTTCTTCAGAAACCGGATAGTTTCATCTTTGTTTTCGGCAGTGTAAGGATAAAAAAGTTCTTCCAGAACCTGAAGACCTTCCGGCTCCAGTTCGGTATGCTCATCCATTTCAATTTCCGGTAGGGCAGGCCCATTGATAAACCGTGCAGAATTAGGAAGAAAATATTCCACCGCCCATTCCATTTTTTTATAGGTGATTCTGAGTTCCTCAAATTTTTTCTGCATCGTTTTTTCATCCGCATTTTTTGAGACGAGAACCATCAGCTCATTGACCTGTTTTTCAAAAGAAGCATTTGTTTTGATAATTTCACCTTTTACAGTGCTCAAATCTCCATCAACAGGCTGATGTCTGTTTCCTTTACATTGAGAAAGTGCAAAAAGAAAAGCGGCTATACATACAATGAGAAGGACGGGATATTTTAAAAGAATTTTCATAGGCATGAAAAAGTATCAACGGAAATTTTCCCGCTGATACTTTGAATTTTTATTGGATATTTAAAAATTATTTTTCTACGTTTCTGATGATTACGATCTGGCCACCTTCTGTATTGGTATTCACGCCGGCACCGTCAGCATTCTTAAACTTATCCTTCTGCCATGTATGGGAGTGGATGTTTATGGTAAAGGTATTCGGTACTCCGATGATATCTGAAATATCAATCATAGCTCCATATTCCCATGAACCGAATTTCTGAAGATTTCCGGATTGGTTATACGCCGTTTGCCATGCCGTATCAGTTCTGTTATGTTTCATATTCAGCCATGGTTTATATTGTTTTGTAACAATATTCAACTGCCAGATGTAAGAATCGTGGGCTGCTGCTGTATAATAAGAATCACCGTCTTCCTGAATATAAACAAAGTTTTCAGTCACACATAAATTGTCTGGATTAATCAGGTTATGCCCGGGATTGGAATCTCCTTCTGCCGCCACTTCCAGTTTCCCGGTAAGCATATTATTTTCATTAAGAACAAGCTTGTATACTCTTCCCCACATTGTTAATCCCGGTTTTGGAGTAACACCGTCTGAAGATTCTCCTGTCGCTGTAAAGTAAATTTCTCTTCCTTTTCCGGCTCCTTTTCTGTAATCTACATCTTCAACTCTTGAAAAACGGATAGCACTGTTATCAATATTTTTTTGGTTGATTTGTGCCCCTGTTAAATTTTTAGCATTAGGAATTTCCACGAACTCTACATCGTAAGAACTTCCTTTTACCATATCGGTTTCTGTATAGTTACTGTTTGTTCTTTTTAAAGAATATAATTTTCCGTTATCAAGATCTCCCTGTGTATTGGAAACATACATAATCAGTTGTCCTGCAGATTGGTGTGAAGAGGAGTACGACTGATCTTCACCGATCATGATATATGTTTTTCCACCTGAAATATCTTTAGGAAGAGGAACAGCATTTTCCATAGAAGCTTTCCCCAAAGCAGGTTTTACTCTGGTTTTATCAGATGCCTGAGAAGCTGGAGCCAACGGATTGATAGCGTGAACCATACTTTCTTCACCAGATTCACCGGCTGTAAGAAATGCACTGAATCCGTGGGTTTCTGGAGTGGCAAGTGTAGCAGAACATAATCTTGTCATGCCTCCAATCCCGTTCAGGATATATTCTCCTTTAAAAGGCTTGAATGTTTTATCTAAATAGACTCTTGATACAGACTGTGTGATCTCATGGTTGGTGATCATTAAGAACCCGTCAGAATTAGGATCTTTCATAATTCCCATTCCGTCCGGTTGCCCTGCAAAAACGAAATTCGGAGTACCTGAAAGAACATCAGAACTTGATATTAAAGTGGTAATGTTAAGATTTTCAAAACCAGGCATTCCGAAAACGAAGGCCGGCTCCTTTGAAAAATTGTCAATCTTGATATTCTGATTAACAGGATTGGTTTCCTGTTCGTCATTATTGTCGTCATTACAGCCATGAAAGACCATAGTAGCGAACAATAAAGCGCCAATAGTTTTGTTAATTTTCATAATTACTTTTTTGAATTTCGATTGTAGCAAAACTACTGGTCTATTGTGAACTATATTTTAATAGGGCGAAACAAATAGTTTAAGTTTAGGTAATGGTTTGTTAAGATAAGATCAATAATTAGAACGGTTATAAATAAAAAAAACTCCTGAAATTTTCAGGAGTTTAGAGCGTAAAAAAGGTTGACTGTTTTTGATCTTTTTACAAGACATTAAGTCTGAATTGCAGTCCGAAATTATCCTTAAACTGAGAAGTCTGATAATATCCTAGTCTGTAAGAAAGTCCAACGCCAAAACTTCTTCCTAAGAAACGATTCCAGATAAGTCCAACCTCCTGATAGTAATGATCCATAACCTGGAAATTGAACTGATGGTCTCCTCTGTTTTTAAAATCTCCAATAGCTGACTGATATTCAATTTCTATATTGGAATATCTGCTGCCAAAAGTTTTAAATCGGAAAGGCAGATATTGTGAAACATGAAAAGCAACAAATTTATCGGTAAAAAAAGTTCCGGCAGGCATTGTTACAAACCCTAAATTTGTAGGGGTACTGATTTTTGAAGACCATTGATCTGCATTACGGTCTGCTTGTCCGGCAATTTCAAAGTTTTTCCAGATTGGGGCAGTGCCGGAGGATATTCCTCCGAAAAACTTAAGGTTGGTATAGCCCAGTTTTGATCTGAACTGATGAATAAGTAACAGATCCAGTCTTTGATAATCCAGGTCTCCACCTAATGTTTTAAGTCCTTTTTCATAATTCATAAAAACCTGCGGAAATCCTTT includes:
- a CDS encoding cytochrome-c peroxidase codes for the protein MKILLKYPVLLIVCIAAFLFALSQCKGNRHQPVDGDLSTVKGEIIKTNASFEKQVNELMVLVSKNADEKTMQKKFEELRITYKKMEWAVEYFLPNSARFINGPALPEIEMDEHTELEPEGLQVLEELFYPYTAENKDETIRFLKKLTNKTNTIKTNFQAISISKDQVFDALRQEIFRISSLGISGFDTPISGTFLKEMPYALEAVHLTLQQISTEKPKDQALKNIGTAIDSAIAALKKNTDRNTFDYVHFIPDHLNKISTLLLEFKKQEGIPDIEVTSALHKNAADFFSKDAFNPNAFTPGKEFAFSDEKAALGKQLFNDKILSNNNNRSCTTCHIPEKAFTDGMAKSMSLDNAELQRNAPSLNYAGFQHGQFWDMRKDDLEGQSSDVISNKEEMHGDLNVILGKINQDPKYLSEFRKIYQSQKAEVWQLQNVLASYIRSLARFNSHFDNYMRGNKSAMTESQQQGFNLFVGKAQCALCHFIPLFNGTVPPNFKKTEQEVLGTAVNGDNKTFDQDPGRGKFHETVEALQHSFKTPTLRNISKTAPYMHNGGYKTLKEVMNFYNKGGGKGFGFTVENQTLSDTPLQLTDKEIDHIIDFMNALDDQ